In Cervus elaphus chromosome 7, mCerEla1.1, whole genome shotgun sequence, the following proteins share a genomic window:
- the SLC29A1 gene encoding equilibrative nucleoside transporter 1, translating to MTTSHQPQDRYKAVWLIFFVLGLGTLLPWNFFMTATKYFTSRLDMSQNMSLASAEVSKDIQASASPPTPSPERNHLSAIFNNVMTLCAMVPLLIFTCLNSFLHQRIPQSVRILGSLVAILLVFLITAILVKVPLHALSFFVITMLKIMLINSFGAILQGSLFGLAGLLPASYMAPIMSGQGLAGFFTSVAMICAIASGSELSESAFGYFITACGVIMLTIICYLGLPRLEFYRYYRQLKLEGPGEQETKLDLISKGEESKAGQEETGFSAPSSQPTKESHSVRTILKSILVPAFSVCFVFTITIGLFPAVTAEVKSSIDGSSAWKDYFIPVSCFLTFNVFDWLGRSLTTITMWPGKDSYWLPSLVLARLAFVPLLLLCNVQPRRNLPVVFDHDSWFIIFMAGFAFSNGYLASLCMCFGPKKVKPAEAETAGAIMAFFLSLGLALGAVFSFLFRAVV from the exons ATGACAACCAGTCACCAGCCTCAGGACAG gTACAAAGCCGTCTGGCTTATCTTCTTCGTACTGGGTCTGGGCACACTGCTGCCCTGGAATTTCTTCATGACAGCCACTAAG TATTTCACAAGCCGCCTGGACATGTCCCAGAATATGTCCTTGGCCTCTGCTGAAGTAAGCAAAGACATCCAGGCCTCAGCCAGCCCCCCGACACCCTCGCCAGAGCGGAACCATCTCAGCGCCATCTTCAACAACGTCATGACCTTATGTGCCATGGTGCCCCTGCTGATCTTCACCTGCCTCAACTCCTTCCTGCATCAGAG GATCCCCCAGTCTGTGCGGATCCTGGGCAGCCTGGTGGCCATCCTCTTGGTGTTCCTGATCACTGCCATCCTGGTGAAGGTGCCCCTGCATGCACTGTCCTTCTTCGTCATCACCATGCTCAAGATCATGCTCATTAACT CTTTCGGCGCCATCCTGCAGGGCAGCCTGTTTGGCCTGGCTGGCCTCCTGCCCGCCAGCTACATGGCCCCCATCATGAGTGGCCAGGGCCTGGCAGGCTTCTTCACCTCCGTGGCCATGATCTGCGCCATTGCCA GTGGCTCCGAGCTGTCGGAAAGTGCCTTTGGCTATTTTATCACAGCCTGTGGAGTTATCATGTTGACCATCATCTGTTATCTGGGCCTGCCACGGCTG GAATTCTACCGCTATTACCGGCAGCTCAAGCTCGAAGGGCCCGGGGAGCAGGAGACCAAGCTGGACCTCATTAGTAAAG GAGAGGAATCAAAAGCAGGCCAAGAGGAGACCGGATTCTCAGCCCCCAGCTCTCAGCCCACCAAGGAAAGCCACTCTGTCCGCACTATCCTCAAAAGT ATCTTAGTCCCAGCCTTCTCCGTCTGCTTCGTCTTCACCATCACCATTGGGCTATTTCCTGCTGTGACAGCTGAAGTCAAGTCCAGCATTGACGGCAGCAGCGCCTGGA AGGACTACTTCATTCCCGTGTCCTGTTTCTTGACTTTCAATGTCTTTGACTGGCTGGGCCGGAGCCTCACAACCATCACCATGTGG CCTGGGAAGGACAGCTACTGGCTGCCGAGCCTGGTGCTGGCCCGGCTGGCCTTCGTGCCCCTGTTGCTGCTGTGTAACGTCCAGCCCCGCCGCAACCTGCCTGTGGTCTTTGACCACGACTCCTGGTTCATCATCTTCATGGCTGGCTTCGCCTTCTCCAATGGCTACCTCGCCAGTCTCTGCATGTGCTTCGGGCCCAA GAAAGTGAAGCCGGCTGAGGCAGAGACAGCTGGAGCCATCATGGCCTTCTTTCTATCTCTGGGCCTGGCCCTGGGGGCTGTCTTCTCCTTCCTGTTCCGGGCAGTCGTGTGA